CCTCTGGGAACTTATATCCATAAAAGTTTTGTATTGCTTTTTCATGCCAATCGGAGAGCAGCCCCCGCGAATATAGCCTGTCCATTTTTGGATATCCTTTACCGGCAACATTTCCACATTTTTCTCACTTGCGGCTTTTGCTGCTTTTTTTAAATCTAATTCTTCCGCAACAGGAATGACGAACACATAAATGTTCTTACTTGTGCCTTGAGCGACAAGAGTTTTATATACCTCATTCGGATCTTTACCGATTTTCGCAGCAACTGAAACCCCATCAATTTTTCCATCTTTATTGTCATATGTCAGAGTTTCATAACTAACCTTTTGGGCATCGAGGATCCTCATTGCATTCGTTTTCGTCTGAGCCATTTTGCATCATCCTTTTAAAAAAATAACCTAGTAATAGTATAGCAGTCTTCCCACGATAAAAAAAAGAAGAGAGCGCCAGATGCCCAGCAACTCCCCCTGCAAGATTTAGACTGTTATTCTACTAACCATGGGCCTTGTCCAAACCCGGTGGTTATTCGGGCATCTTCTCCACGAATTCACTTGATCTTATCCGAAGGCCGAGCATATTCAGACAGCTCTTCCCAACATTGATGGTTCTAGCCCATATCATCCTTTAGGACAACGGTACCAGCTGATGTTGAACGGCATAAATCACAACCTGTGAACGACTTTTAACGCCTAGTTTTTTAAAAATATTACTGACATGAATCTTTACTGTTTTATCACTGATGAACAAGTTCTGGGCAATTTCCTTGTTGTTCATTCCCTTCACTAAACATAGCATTACTTCTTTTTCCCGCATTGTCAGCGCGCCATCCATTTTTTCCTCGACTGGCTCTGGCTTTGGCTGATGCAGACTTAAAAGTTTCTTGGTCATCGATGGGTGAATGACGGACTGGCCGTTGGCAACAGAGCGGATCGCATCGACTACATGCTGCGAGGGTGCATCCTTCAAGAGATATCCGTCAGCCCCCTCACGGATCGCCGCCATGAAATATTCATCATGGTCAAACATGGTTAAAATTAAGATTTTAACCCCTGGATACATTTTTTTAATCACGCTTGTGGCTTCAATTCCGTTCTTTTCCGGAATATTTATATCCATTAAAATCACATCAGGCAAGGAATCCTTTACTTTTTCAATTGCATCATTTCCGTTTACTGCTTCCGACACTACCTCTATATCACTCTCTAGGCCCATAATGTTTTTGAGCCCGTCGCGCAATACGGCATGATCATCGACTAGCATAAGCTTGATCACATAAATCACTCCCTTCAATTCCCATTCTGGGTACCGTTAACGTAATCTCCGTTCCGGCTCCTTCTCTTGAATCAACCTGTAGTGATGCATGGATTTTCTCGGCTGCCTCATTCATTTGCAAAATACCAAAATGAGGATTCTCCCGCGCCTTGATCATGGCCTGGAAAAGGGAAAAACCTTTGCCATTATCCTTCACTTTCAATAATACATGTTCTTTTTGATAACTTAATAGAATTTCTATTTTGGAAGCTTCTGCATGTTTAATGGCATTTTGCATACTTTCCTGACAAATATCAAAAATAATTTTCTCAGACATTGGGCTTAACTGGAACTCCTGACCCCGGGTCTCTATAGTGATGGGCAGGAAAGCATCGTGTTCCACCGCTTTGATCTTCGCTGTAATGGCTGAAAATAATCCAACCCGTTCCGTCGGATAAGGCCTTAATGCATAGATCGATTCTCTCACTTCTTTTAGGCTGATGCGAAGTTTCTCGGTACTTTCCGTTATTAGCCTTAAAGAATCCTCCGGCATTTTTATAAATTTCCGCTGGGCCGTTTCTAAATTCAATATGGCTCCAGCCAATGATTGGGCGACTCCATCATGGATATCACGGGCAATTCGGTTTCTCTCCTCCAAAATCAACTTTTTCTCTTGCTCTGCGAAAAGCCATTTTGTTTTAAAAAGTACCGCTAATTGATTCGCAAGGGTTGCCGCCGATTGCCGATCTTCCTCACCAAAACTTTTTGTCCGGCTTCGCCCAAAGACAAACATACCAACCATTTCATTTTCCAGCATTAATGGGGCATATAGCAATGAACAGATTTCTCCAGTGAAACAATCGCCAGCTGGACCGGCAGCCTTTTTAATATTATGATAGATTGTTAACTTCCTGATATTGTTAAATCCCTGATCTGCTGTTTCTGAAAAAGAACCACGATTCGCAACTTGACCAGCAGCAAAGCTTAACCGCCAGCCAGTCTGTTCTTTTCTCCACAAAATCCAGGCATCCACATCTATAAATTCCTGAAGATTATTTTTTAAAAATGTTAGCCAATCGGCACCGGCAATTTTTTCATTTAATTCCGAGGAAATACTGAAAAGGGCCTTTAACTTTGCCTTTTCCCTTTTCAAATTAGCAATAATCGAGCTTAATAACGAAAAACATACCAATGGCGAAAAAAAGAAGAAGAAGGAAATGACATCAACTTTTCCTCTGTTTTGATTCCCCAAAATATAGAACAGGATAAGATAGCCTAAAGATAGGAGAAAACTATTGCCTTCCTGCAGCGTTTTGCGTTTCCACACTGTTAAACTGTAGGCTTGCGGCCGCACTGCTAATAAAATATCAATAATGAGATTATTTATGAGATAGAATGGAAGCATAAGCAAATTAAAATAAATAATCCCTCGAATTACTTTAGATAAACCATTAAGCGGCAGAACAGAATATATAGAATGACAAATGATAGAACCAAAATATAAGCTGATCACAATAGTCGCCGTGTTAAAGAATATAATTCTTAGCGGCCGCTGCTTCAATAGATTAATGGATGCCGAGATCATCCCGTACGTGACAATAGCTGTACTCCAACCATCCAGATGATAAATCACATATACAAGCGGGAAGGAAATCGTTATGGCTCCTTTCCAAACAGGCAGCGGAAATAACTCAACAATGAATAAAAAAATAGCCAGTAATGAAAAAATCATCATATCAGAGGGGACAGTCAGGGTAAATAGGCCAAATTGGATGAAAATCCAAGTTCCGATGATGGAGATCAGCAGCAAAAAAAGTCTGGAAAATCGTTCCCTTTTCTGTAAAAAAACAGAGCCATTCATCAATATTCTCCTTACACTTTACGACCAAATATTTAATTTTCAATAATTACTGTTTAATCGTATGATCTTTTTCTGGGAAATCATTTATAAAATAAAAGTCCGAACCAGTCCAATGTATGCACTGACCGATCCAGACTCCAAACCAAATATGGGTTTGCAGTGCCTATTATGACATGTTCCCCACCATTTATCCATTTGGCAAATGGGCTATTTCCCAATAGTACTAATGTCCTAATCGCAATTACATAAAATGATCCCATAGTTGTCACTCTATACATCTGTCATGATGGAAATTGTATTTGCTACCCCCACATCAGGATTAAATAAAAAAAGAGGATGCCGGTCATTCCGACATCCCTTCTTAATGGCCGCCAAGATAGGCTTTTCTAATTTGATCACTTTGACCCAATTCCTCTGCATTACCAGAAGCGACAATTTTACCTGTCTCAATAACATACGCGCGGTCAGCAATGGACAGGGCCATATTGGCATTTTGCTCTACCAGGAGGATGGTTGTCCCTGTATTATTGATTTCTTCAATAATCCGGAAAATCGTTTTTACTAGCAACGGTGCCAGACCCATAGAAGGTTCGTCCAGCAGCAGCAGCCGAGGGCGTGCCATCAACGCACGGCCCATTGCCAGCATCTGCTGCTCTCCCCCGGAAAGCGTACCTGATAGCTGCTTGCGACGCTCTAACAAACGTGGGAAAAGCTGATAAATCTTTTCAAAATCTTCCCGAATGCCCTTTTTATCCTTGCGCAAATAGGCACCCAATTCCAAATTTTCCTCAACCGTCATGTTGGCAAACACGCGGCGTCCTTCCGGAACCTGTGAAATTCCCCGCTTTACGATTGATTGCGGTACCTTGCCGGATATGTGCTCATTTTCAAACAAAATCTCGCCGCTCTTTGGCTTCTGTAAGCCCGAAATCGATTGCAACAGTGTACTTTTTCCAGCACCATTGGCTCCAATCAGCGTGACGATTTCTCCTTGATTGATTTCCAGGGAAACGCCCTTCAAGGCGTGGATATTCCCATAATAGACGTTCATATCATTTATTTTCAGCATTACGAGACCTCCTCGCCAAGATACGCTTCGATGACTTTTGGATTATTTCTGATTTGTTCCGGTGTACCGTTGGCAATTAATTGGCCGTGATCCAGTACATAAATCCGTTCACATACACCCATTACAAGCGACATATCATGCTCAATGAGAAGAATGGTTAGCTTAAACTTTTCACGAATTAAAGCAATTAAATCCATCAGTTCTGCTGTTTCCTGCGGATTCATTCCTGCAGCCGGCTCATCCAGCAGCAACAATTTAGGGTTAGCTGCCAGTGCCCGGGCGATTTCCAGGCGGCGCTGCTGTCCGTATGGCAGATTTTTTGCTTTCTCATTCATCGCCGTTTCAAGCTTGAAAATTTTCAAAAATTCAATGGCCTTTTCCTCCATTTCTTTCTCACCTGTAAAATGAGTCGGAAGGCGGAATATAGAGCTTAAAATAGAGTGCTTGGCGAGAGAATGGTAAGCAACCTTTACATTATCAAGCACCGAAAGCTCACTGAATAAGCGAATGTTTTGAAACGTACGGCTGATTCCCTTTTTTGTAATTTTATAAGGAGCCTGCCCATTTAATTTTTCGTCATCCAATGAGATGCTGCCTTCAGTAGGAACATATACACCTGTTAACAGGTTGAAAAAGGTCGTTTTCCCCGCACCGTTTGGGCCGATTAGACCGACAAGCTCGCCCTGATTTAATTCCATGTTCACATCTGATACAGCTTTTAAACCGCCAAAACGAATTCCAACTTGGTCTACTCTAAGCAACGGTTTGTTTGCTGTCATTTTGCACGCCTCCTTTTCCGGATTTGCCGACTTTAAAGAATGAGGTAATTTCTTTTGTTCCCAGCAATCCTTGCGGGCGGAACAGCATCATCACTATCAGCACAAGGCTGTAAATCAACATCCGAACTTCCGGATAATTGGAAAGAAAGGCAGAAATAATTGTCAAAAGAATCGCCGCAATAACCGCACCAGACATACTGCCTAAACCGCCAAGCACGACGAAAATTAAAATATCAAATGATTTCAAAAAGCCAAAGTTTGTCGGCTGGATAATATAAAAGTTATGAGCATATAGGGCTCCGGCAACACCTGCGAAGAAGGCCCCAATAACAAAGGCAATTACTTTATAAAAAGTCGTGTTGATTCCCATGGCGTCTGCAGCAATTTCATTCTCACGAATGGAGATGCAGGCCCGTCCGTGAGTTGAATTCGTAAAGTTCACAATGACGATGATGGTGATGACAACACAGGCATAAACCCACGGCCAGGTCACAAGGTGAGAGACGGTCATTCCGCTCGCACCGCCGACATAGTCAATATTTAAAAAGATAATCCGCATGATCTCTCCAAAGCCCAATGTGGCAATGGCTAAATAGTCCCCTCTAAGCCTTAGAGTAGGAATTCCAATGATTAAACCGGCAATCGCCGCTGCAACGCCAGCAACAAGTATGGCTACCGGGAACGGCATTCCCAATTTCATTGTCATGATGGCGGAAGCATAGGCACCGACAGCCAGAAAGCCGGCATGGCCAATGGAGAACTGCCCAGTAACGCCGATAATCAAATGAAGACTCACAGCAAGAATAATATTAATTCCGATCAGATAGAGTGTATTTGAATAGAAAGAGTCAAGGATTTCTCCACTGATCAAAAATTGAATAACTACTCCAACCACTACGGCCAAAACGATTGAAAGCCAAAAGCCCTTTGCATTTTTTACTAATCTCATCGCTTAAGCCACCCCCTAAACCTTTTCCTTAACATTCTTGCCAAACAGACCTGCCGGACGTAGAAGCAAGATCAAAATCAGAACGACAAAAGCCACACCATCACGCCAGAGCGAGAAGCCTGCCGCGCTGACAAGCGACTCAATTACACCAAGCAGCAAACCGCCTGTCATGGCTCCCGGAATGATTCCGATCCCGCCCAATACGGCCGCAACAAACGCCTTAAGACCTGGAATAATCCCCATTAACGGGTCAATCGTTGTATAGTACATTCCGAAAATAACTCCTGCAGCGCCGGCCAATGCTGAACCAATTGCAAACGTTGCTGAGATCGTATTATTGACGTTAATTCCCATTAATTTTGCTGCATCCATGTCATGGGATACAGCACGCATCGCTTTTCCTATTTTCGTTCGATGGACAATAAATTGAAGCAGGATCATCAGGATGATGGAAACGCCCAATATCAAAATGGATTGGCCGCTGATGACAACACCGAAAATCTTTAAGTCATGTAAAGGAACAGTGTTTGGATAGGCTTCAGGCTGTGCCCCGCGCAGATAAATCGTTCCGTATTCAATAAAGAGCGAAACACCAATCGCGGTGATTAATGCGGCGATCCTTGTAGCATTCCGTAGCGGTTTATAGGCAATCCGCTCTATTAACACGCCAAAGATCGCGCAAGCAGCCATGGAGATGAGCAGAGCGGGGAAAAATCCCAAATGGAAAATAGAGATACAATAAAAACCAATAAAGGCACCCACCATGAAGACGTCCCCATGGGCAAAATTAATTAATTTGACAATTCCGTATACCATTGTGTACCCAAGGGCAATCAGGGCATAGATACTGCCTAATGATATTCCATTGACAAGCTGTTGAATCAGTTGTTCCATGTCAGAAGCTCCTTCCGCAGAAATAGGAAAATGTCCCTAACTCCTAAAAATTGGAATAGGGAACACATTCATGCTCCCTATTCATGTTAACTACTATAAAATTTGGCCGCCGCCTTATTCAGGATTTACCTTTGTTTTGAATGTTTGTACACCGTCTTTGTACTCAAGGATTACGGCAGATTTAATTGGATCATGATTTTTGTCAAGCTTCATCACTCCAGTTACTAACTGTAGGCCATTTGTTTCAGCAAGAGCTTTTTGGATTTTCTGCGGATCACTGCTGCCTGCACGTTTAATCGCATCAGCAAGGAAGTAAACAGAGTCATAACCTAAAGCATTGAAGGCATCTGGAGATTTGCCATTGTATTTTGCTTGGAATGCTTTAACAAATGCTTGTACCTTTTGATCAGCGTCGCCAGAAGAATAGTGGTTCGTGATGAACGTATTGTTTAATGCAGACTTGCCGGCAAGTTGTACTAACGTTGGAGAATCCCAGCCGTCAGCCCCCATCATAGGCACGTTTAGCCCTAGCTCACGAGCTTGCTTCACAATTAATCCTACTTCTTGGTAATAACCAGGGATGAAGACAAATGCAGGATTTTGTGCTTTGATCCGTGTTAATTGAGCATGGAAATCCGTATCTTTTGCTACATAAGCTTCTTCAGAAACAACATCGCCGCCATCTTTCTTTAAGGAATCCTTGAAGGATGCAGCAAGACCTTTTGAGTAGTCGCTGGAGCTGTCAATTAGGATCGCAGCCTTTTTCACATTAAGTGTATTAGCAGCAAAGTTTGCAGCAACCGTACCTTGGAATGGGTCAATAAAACAAGTACGGAAGGCAAAGTCATTTAATTTACCATCTTTAACCGTTACTGTTGGGTTCGTTCCTGTTGGTGTGATGATCGGAACCTTGTTATCATGGGCAATTTGTACTTGAGCAAGTGTATCTGTACTTGTTGCCGCACCGATGATAGCCGATACTTTATCTTGGCTGATCAGCTTGATCGCACCGTTTGTCGCTTCAGAAGCATCCGATTTATTATCAACTGTTACGAGTTCTAGTTTTTTGCCGTTTACGCCATTTTTGTTGATTTCATCAAGAGCCAGGTCAATACCTTCTTTAATAGACTCTCCATATGATGCCACACCGCCGGATAACTCCAAGTTCGCACCAATTTTAATAGTGCCGCCTTTTCCTCCGCCATCTGCACTACCACTTGTGTTCGCACTGCCGCATCCTGCCATTACTCCTCCCGCCAGCATTAGCGAAGCGAACAGTCCTGCTACTTTTTTCTTCCTCATCAGATTTCCCCCTACTTTCTAAAATTTCCGTCTACTAATTATGTTACTGTTTAAAAAACATATAATATTCTGAAAACATTGTACAAAATAAATTTGGATAAGTCTAGTACTATTTCTTAATTATTTCAAAATAATTAAGAAAATAATAATTTTTCTGTTTTCCAAACACTTTTCGACTTTATTACTGTAAAAAGTAAAAGGTTTTATTTTTCATATAATAGATTCATATATCCATTTAATATTTTGTTTAAATAAAAATTTCACCTAAAAAAGGAGACCCCTAATTGGAATCTCCCCTTGTGAAATATTATTCTAATTCTTGTTTTTTTGTTTCTTTTCCTAAGATAAAAACAGCTGCTGCTCCAATGAACACCGAGATACAGAAGATCGTAAAAATGGTGGAAATCGGAATTTTCTGAGCTGCCAGATAACCCACTAATAACGGCCCCAGAACACCGCCGATTCGCCCGAAGGCAGCCGCCATTCCCGTGCCGGTGCCGCGGATCTTAGTAGGATACTGTTCAGGTGTATATGCATAAAGCCCGCCCCATGCTCCCAAGTTAAAAAAGGACAGTAATATACCGGATGTCATTAACAGTCCAATAGAAGAAGCAGTACCAAAGAAATAAGCACATAGAGCTGTTCCTATTAAGTACACAACTAAAACAAATTTCCTCCCGACTCTTTCGATCAGCCAGGCAGCGGTAAAATAGCCAGGCAGCTGTGCAAGCGTCATAATCAGGACATATTGAAAGCTTTTTATCAGGCTGAATCCCTTCATCACCATCACGCTTGGCAGCCATAAGAACATTCCATAGTAAGAAAACACCACACAGAACCAAACCACCCAAAGCATAATGGTTTGTCTGCTATATTCCCTTGACCATAATTTTGCAAGGTTGCTAAAGACAGACACCTTTTCCTGCCCTTTAAGTGCTGTATAGCGCGGAGAATCAGGCAAGCCCACCCGTAAATATAAGGTAAAAAAGGCTGGGATGGCACTGATCAGCAAAGCGGTCTGCCAACCAAATTTCGGTATCACAAAGTACGAAATGATGGCAGATGCCAGCCAGCCGACTGCCCAAAAGCTTTCAAGCAAAACAACGGTTCTGCCCCGATTTTCAACCGGAACGCTTTCTGAGACAAGTGTAGAGGCAACTGGCAGTTCTCCGCCAAGCCCCATTCCAACGATAAATCGAATCGTTAAAAAGATGGAGAGTGTAGTGGAAAAGGCAGATGCGCCGCTTCCAAGTGAAAATAATAATAAGGTAATTATAAAAACATTTTTCCTGCCGACTTTATCCGCCATTAAGCCAAAAAGCAGTGCACCGACAGCCATCCCAATGGAGTTAATACTGCCAATCCAGCCCATCTGTCCCGGCGTTAACCCCCAATGTTCCTTTAAGGCTGCAATGATAAATGAAAGCATTCCTACATCCATTGCATCAAAAAGCCAGCCGGTTCCGGCAACTGCCAGCAGTTTTCCACCCGTTATTTCTTTTTTATTATTCAAGTGAATCCCCCTATGCTGTTGAAATTTATTTACATTATTCCCCAAAAATCTTTCATTAAGATACAAAGAAGAAATGAATGAAGCAACTTGTATTTTAGCAGTTGTCTTTACACTTGTCATTAGCAAGTTTAGTGAGCTAATTGATATCTTCCCTAGGGGCAGAGTTTGCATCTCCTAGACAAAAGTAGCTTTGTTCATGAAGCGGCCCCCAATTGTAAAAAAAGAGAGTGCATTTTACGCACTCTCTTACACTAAAGATCATCGAATCCATACTCCATCGCTGCCGATTTTGCAGTTTCCGATTTTCGTATTAACGGCCATTTTTCCACTGGAATAAAAGTAATACCATTTATTAACGATCAACTTCCATCCTGTCTGCATCACACCGCTGCTATTCAGATAATACGAGCTGCCGCTATCATGCAGCCAGCCACTTTGCATCGCACCTGAACTTTTCAAAAAGTACCAGCGTTGGCCGACTATTACCCAGCCTATTTTCATCGCGCCATTTTGATCAAGATAATACCAGCTGCCGTTGTCTTTGGCCCAGCCAGTTTTCATCGCGCCATCCGTACCGAGTAAATACCATTTACCATTCACATTTACCCAGCCGGTCTGCATCATCCCGTATTTATTAAAGTAATACCATTTATCTTTGTCCAATAACCAGCCAGTTACCTTTTGCCCTGTTCGTTCATCATAATAAAAATAAATAGTTCCAGCCTTCACCCAGCCTTTAGACAGGTCTGTCTTCAAACCGACAAAGATGGAATTGGCTGATTCGTTGTTCCACGCATCAACGGCTGAAATTTCCAATGAATAATTAGTATTTGCACTTAAATTCGATAGATTCGCCGTATATGGAGAAGCACTTGGGCTTTCCCAGTATTTGTTATAGACCGTCTGCAGCACTTTCCCGTTTTGCTTGATAACATATTTATCAACCATTGTGTTATCTGTTGCTGCCGGCCAGGAAATTGAAGCGGTTGTGGCGGTAACGCCCGTTACAGTAGCCTGGGCATCAGCTGGGAAAGACGGCTTTTCCGTATCATCGATTGTTTTCCTAAATGGAATCGGTATCGAATATTGATTGACCCACGAATGGTTGCTAAATTCCCTCGCTTTGATTTCCACATGATCATCATACACATTTACTAACAGCCCCTGCGAAAATTCCATCGGAGCATTGCCACCTTCATACAACATATACGCAACTGCACCCGTGCTCACCATCGTAAATCCATCCTGATAGACAGAGCGTGGATGATTTAGCAAGTAATGCAAATGTCCCGTGAAAAGAATGGCCTGCGGATATTGCTGGAGAATGGATTTCAATCTTCCTGTCAGCAGCTGGCTTCCCCATTCCTCACTGCCATACACCGTGTTAGCAATTGGTTCATGGATGAATACGAATATCGGCTTATTTGGATTTGCATCCTGCTTTAATGTATTTTCCAGCCATTGATATTGTTGATCCGACAAAACCGTATAATCTTCTGGGGCCGTCGCACTCGAAACCTCACTGCTTAACACGATAAAATGATAATTTTCTTGGTTAGACCCTTTGATCCACTTATCATAGTAAAGGCCATCTGCCCCCGTTTCCGTAACAAAACGGTCAATCAACATCTGATCCGAATTCTGTGAATTTGCATAGGTTCCTTTATAAAACTCATGATTTCCCATCACCAAAAGTTTGGCTGCATCGGGAACGGTATTGGCGTCAAAAATACGTTTAAAAATCTCATACTGTGTCTCTGTTCCGTAATCTGTTAAATCCCCATCAACGACAATCGCCTGATAGTGGGGAGCAATCTGCAAATAATCCTGTAAGGCATTTGTAAAATGTTCCTGCCGTACCGGAAGATTTTCATTTATATGCACATCACTGATAATAGGAACTTGCAAATTAGGTTCAGGGCTGCTAGTGTTCGTTTCAGCAGCCCATACATGCTTTTGAAAAAGCTGAAAAGAAACAGCCACAAGAAAAATGACGATCAGTTTTTTCACAACTCATCTACTCCTTTTCATAATCTGCGGATCTATATAGGTGAGGAGATTTTATTCACTCATTTTACATTCATCTATTATCAATAATAGCACACTATCAATCTTATTAATTAAAATAGGAATATATTAAAATAGGAAATTCATAGAAACTCTAATGACTAACTAAATTCTCAAATTCTTGTAAACTAGTAGATTGATAGATTCCAAAACGATTTAATTGCAGCAAATCATCGCTTGGATTGACATATCCTTTGCGTGTAGTAAACGCAGATACAAATCCCAATTCCTTCAGCATTTGCATAGTTGAAGCATTATATTGTCCAAATGGATAGGCAAAAGAATGAGCGTTTAAAATATTTTTGCTGATTAAAATATCATTTTTCACGACATCGTAAGGTTGAGTAATCACATCCGATTTTCCATCGATCAAATTATGCATTCCATTTGTATGTGATTGAAAATCAAATACGTCACTCATGGCTTTTATGTCTTGTGTAGAAAGGGATTGCAGTTTGAGCGGATCAAACGATTGTCCGATTGGTTCATCACCATTTCGATTTGTAATATCAAAGTCCGTTGCTTTCATGCCATACTGCTGCAATATGGGATAAGCATTTTGTTTAACAGATAAAAGACCATCATCAAAAGTAATCACAACAGATTTAACTGGTAATGTAATGTTTCCTTGCACAAACTTTTCTAAATCTGTTGTTAGAATTGGCTCATATCCCTGCTGATACAAATAATCCATCTCTGATTTAAATTGCTCGGTAGTAATCGTTGTACTAACACCTTCCCAGTTGCCTAAATCCTTTGCATCTAAAATATGGTGATACATTAAGACAGCAATCCCTTTATCCGCCTTAACATTTGATTCGTGGATATAGCCTAAGCGGCCTCCGAAATCAACCATGTACCAGCTGCTTACTTTCCCGATGATCGGATAGCGGTGATTATTGTTTAGAACGGCAAATGGTGTGAACTTTCCGCCTGTATGGTCATAAATAGGTTCATTGTTTTGTAATGGAATAATCGATTGATTGATCGAATCAGCGGTATCATCATTCATAAAATCTTTATCGCTTGTTTCTTGGACATCTATCTTTTTAACATAAGCATAGGTATTACTCCATTTAACTTGTATAAGATCCTCAGAATATTGGTCATTAACGACTGCTATTTCCTGCCCTTTCAGCAATTTCCCTATTTCATCAAGACTTCCCCTTCGATTATCAAACAAAGGAGTATCGACTGTCGCTTTTATAAATTTTTGATTCGGATTTTCCGGCGGAACAGGAGCAGGATCTGGAACTGGGGGATTCTCTTTTTTCCCCTCCATCACAGTCGAATAATGAACATAACCAATACGGCCATCAACATCTACG
Above is a genomic segment from Neobacillus endophyticus containing:
- a CDS encoding ABC transporter ATP-binding protein produces the protein MLKINDMNVYYGNIHALKGVSLEINQGEIVTLIGANGAGKSTLLQSISGLQKPKSGEILFENEHISGKVPQSIVKRGISQVPEGRRVFANMTVEENLELGAYLRKDKKGIREDFEKIYQLFPRLLERRKQLSGTLSGGEQQMLAMGRALMARPRLLLLDEPSMGLAPLLVKTIFRIIEEINNTGTTILLVEQNANMALSIADRAYVIETGKIVASGNAEELGQSDQIRKAYLGGH
- a CDS encoding ABC transporter substrate-binding protein, yielding MRKKKVAGLFASLMLAGGVMAGCGSANTSGSADGGGKGGTIKIGANLELSGGVASYGESIKEGIDLALDEINKNGVNGKKLELVTVDNKSDASEATNGAIKLISQDKVSAIIGAATSTDTLAQVQIAHDNKVPIITPTGTNPTVTVKDGKLNDFAFRTCFIDPFQGTVAANFAANTLNVKKAAILIDSSSDYSKGLAASFKDSLKKDGGDVVSEEAYVAKDTDFHAQLTRIKAQNPAFVFIPGYYQEVGLIVKQARELGLNVPMMGADGWDSPTLVQLAGKSALNNTFITNHYSSGDADQKVQAFVKAFQAKYNGKSPDAFNALGYDSVYFLADAIKRAGSSDPQKIQKALAETNGLQLVTGVMKLDKNHDPIKSAVILEYKDGVQTFKTKVNPE
- a CDS encoding GAF domain-containing sensor histidine kinase translates to MNGSVFLQKRERFSRLFLLLISIIGTWIFIQFGLFTLTVPSDMMIFSLLAIFLFIVELFPLPVWKGAITISFPLVYVIYHLDGWSTAIVTYGMISASINLLKQRPLRIIFFNTATIVISLYFGSIICHSIYSVLPLNGLSKVIRGIIYFNLLMLPFYLINNLIIDILLAVRPQAYSLTVWKRKTLQEGNSFLLSLGYLILFYILGNQNRGKVDVISFFFFFSPLVCFSLLSSIIANLKREKAKLKALFSISSELNEKIAGADWLTFLKNNLQEFIDVDAWILWRKEQTGWRLSFAAGQVANRGSFSETADQGFNNIRKLTIYHNIKKAAGPAGDCFTGEICSLLYAPLMLENEMVGMFVFGRSRTKSFGEEDRQSAATLANQLAVLFKTKWLFAEQEKKLILEERNRIARDIHDGVAQSLAGAILNLETAQRKFIKMPEDSLRLITESTEKLRISLKEVRESIYALRPYPTERVGLFSAITAKIKAVEHDAFLPITIETRGQEFQLSPMSEKIIFDICQESMQNAIKHAEASKIEILLSYQKEHVLLKVKDNGKGFSLFQAMIKARENPHFGILQMNEAAEKIHASLQVDSREGAGTEITLTVPRMGIEGSDLCDQAYASR
- a CDS encoding branched-chain amino acid ABC transporter permease, which translates into the protein MRLVKNAKGFWLSIVLAVVVGVVIQFLISGEILDSFYSNTLYLIGINIILAVSLHLIIGVTGQFSIGHAGFLAVGAYASAIMTMKLGMPFPVAILVAGVAAAIAGLIIGIPTLRLRGDYLAIATLGFGEIMRIIFLNIDYVGGASGMTVSHLVTWPWVYACVVITIIVIVNFTNSTHGRACISIRENEIAADAMGINTTFYKVIAFVIGAFFAGVAGALYAHNFYIIQPTNFGFLKSFDILIFVVLGGLGSMSGAVIAAILLTIISAFLSNYPEVRMLIYSLVLIVMMLFRPQGLLGTKEITSFFKVGKSGKGGVQNDSKQTVA
- a CDS encoding ABC transporter ATP-binding protein — translated: MTANKPLLRVDQVGIRFGGLKAVSDVNMELNQGELVGLIGPNGAGKTTFFNLLTGVYVPTEGSISLDDEKLNGQAPYKITKKGISRTFQNIRLFSELSVLDNVKVAYHSLAKHSILSSIFRLPTHFTGEKEMEEKAIEFLKIFKLETAMNEKAKNLPYGQQRRLEIARALAANPKLLLLDEPAAGMNPQETAELMDLIALIREKFKLTILLIEHDMSLVMGVCERIYVLDHGQLIANGTPEQIRNNPKVIEAYLGEEVS
- a CDS encoding response regulator — encoded protein: MIKLMLVDDHAVLRDGLKNIMGLESDIEVVSEAVNGNDAIEKVKDSLPDVILMDINIPEKNGIEATSVIKKMYPGVKILILTMFDHDEYFMAAIREGADGYLLKDAPSQHVVDAIRSVANGQSVIHPSMTKKLLSLHQPKPEPVEEKMDGALTMREKEVMLCLVKGMNNKEIAQNLFISDKTVKIHVSNIFKKLGVKSRSQVVIYAVQHQLVPLS
- a CDS encoding branched-chain amino acid ABC transporter permease, with the translated sequence MEQLIQQLVNGISLGSIYALIALGYTMVYGIVKLINFAHGDVFMVGAFIGFYCISIFHLGFFPALLISMAACAIFGVLIERIAYKPLRNATRIAALITAIGVSLFIEYGTIYLRGAQPEAYPNTVPLHDLKIFGVVISGQSILILGVSIILMILLQFIVHRTKIGKAMRAVSHDMDAAKLMGINVNNTISATFAIGSALAGAAGVIFGMYYTTIDPLMGIIPGLKAFVAAVLGGIGIIPGAMTGGLLLGVIESLVSAAGFSLWRDGVAFVVLILILLLRPAGLFGKNVKEKV
- the ybaK gene encoding Cys-tRNA(Pro) deacylase yields the protein MAQTKTNAMRILDAQKVSYETLTYDNKDGKIDGVSVAAKIGKDPNEVYKTLVAQGTSKNIYVFVIPVAEELDLKKAAKAASEKNVEMLPVKDIQKWTGYIRGGCSPIGMKKQYKTFMDISSQRIDSIVVSAGKIGLQIVLSPGILQEITQAEKYDLIK